One genomic region from Uloborus diversus isolate 005 chromosome 2, Udiv.v.3.1, whole genome shotgun sequence encodes:
- the LOC129217348 gene encoding intraflagellar transport protein 27 homolog → MVPNILRAKCCIVGDPAVGKSAILHTFLHDSEKFQKNYIMTCGIEIKTKIISMPDTDDAVELLFFDSSGKDTYMDFQVQMWHHPSLVCVVFDLTNENSFNSCSKWLDIVRNTGKYLTIPGVLIGAKSDLVERRVINAPIAQDYARKNNLHYFECSAKENKGVEKPFFYLVNEWHKMYLEKTEYFKSIS, encoded by the exons ATGGTGCCAAATATCCTGAGAGCGAAGTGTTGTATCGTTG gagaTCCTGCCGTTGGCAAATCAGCAATACTTCACACATTTCTTCATGATAgtgaaaaatttcagaaaaattatatAATG ACCTGTGGAAtagaaatcaaaacaaaaataataagtaTGCCTGATACTGATGATGCTGTG GAATTACTATTTTTTGATTCAAGTGGAAAAGATACTTATATGGATTTTCAAGTGcaaatg TGGCATCATCCGTCTTTAGTTTGTGTAGTTTTTGATTTGacaaatgaaaattcatttaacAGCTGTTCTAAGTGGCTGGATATTGTCAGAAATACTGGAAAGTACCTGACTATTCCTG GTGTGTTGATTGGAGCCAAATCGGATTTAGTTGAAAGAAGGGTGATCAACGCCCCCATTGCTCAGGACTATGCTCGAAAAAACAATTTACACTATTTTGAATGTTCTGCT AAAGAAAATAAAGGTGTTGAAAAACCTTTCTTTTACCTAGTCAATGAGTGGCATAAAATGTATCTtgaaaaaactgaatattttaaaagtatatcaTAA